The proteins below come from a single Saccharopolyspora sp. SCSIO 74807 genomic window:
- a CDS encoding NAD-dependent succinate-semialdehyde dehydrogenase, translated as MSTTSSTPASTETREARVVEAAPKQLLIGGKWRGASGDRSYEVEDPSTGRALCSVADATPEDGLAALAAAHDAQSGWAAHPPRERGEILRRAWELITERHEDLSLLMTLEMGKPLIESRAEITYAAEFFRWFAEEAVRIDGDYAVAPNGKGRFLVTRQPVGPALLITPWNFPMAMGTRKIGPAIAAGCTSVIKPAHQTPLSMLALADILNEAGLPEGVLNVVTARGAGSVMEPMIRDGRARKLSFTGSTSVGRKLIEQSAEQVLKVSMELGGNAPFLVFDDADIDAAVDGAMLAKMRNIGEACTAANRFYVHADVADEFARKLTDRMAALRIGRGVTDDVEVGPLIDSAQLDKVDELVSDAVGRGAQVELGASRGDGEGYFYQPTVLKNVPLQARMTSEEIFGPVAPISTFTDEQTALREANNTEYGLVAYLYTRDIQRALRVSEQLETGMVGLNQGMVSNPAAPFGGVKASGLGREGGKVGIDEFLETKYIAIGGL; from the coding sequence ATGAGCACCACCAGCAGCACGCCTGCCAGCACCGAGACCCGAGAGGCCCGCGTCGTCGAGGCCGCTCCGAAACAGCTGCTCATCGGCGGCAAGTGGCGCGGGGCCAGCGGTGACCGCAGCTACGAGGTCGAAGATCCCTCCACCGGCCGGGCGCTGTGCTCGGTCGCCGACGCCACCCCCGAGGACGGGCTGGCCGCGCTCGCGGCCGCGCACGACGCCCAGTCCGGCTGGGCCGCCCACCCGCCGCGCGAACGCGGCGAGATCCTGCGCCGCGCGTGGGAACTGATCACCGAGCGGCACGAGGACCTCTCGCTGCTGATGACCCTGGAGATGGGCAAGCCGCTGATCGAGTCCCGCGCCGAGATCACCTACGCCGCGGAGTTCTTCCGCTGGTTCGCCGAAGAGGCCGTGCGCATCGACGGCGACTACGCGGTGGCCCCGAACGGCAAGGGCCGGTTCCTGGTCACCCGCCAGCCGGTCGGCCCGGCGCTGCTGATCACCCCCTGGAACTTCCCGATGGCGATGGGCACCCGCAAGATCGGCCCGGCGATCGCGGCCGGCTGCACCTCGGTGATCAAACCCGCGCACCAGACGCCGCTGTCGATGCTGGCGCTGGCCGACATCCTCAACGAGGCCGGGCTGCCCGAGGGCGTGCTCAACGTGGTCACCGCCCGCGGCGCCGGCTCGGTGATGGAGCCGATGATCCGCGACGGCCGCGCCCGCAAGCTCTCGTTCACCGGCTCCACCTCGGTGGGCCGCAAGCTCATCGAGCAGTCCGCCGAGCAGGTGCTGAAGGTGTCCATGGAACTCGGCGGCAACGCCCCGTTCCTGGTGTTCGACGACGCCGACATCGACGCCGCGGTCGACGGGGCGATGCTGGCGAAGATGCGCAACATCGGCGAGGCGTGCACCGCGGCCAACCGGTTCTACGTGCACGCCGACGTCGCCGACGAGTTCGCCCGCAAGCTCACCGACCGGATGGCCGCGCTGCGGATCGGGCGCGGGGTCACCGACGACGTCGAGGTCGGCCCGCTGATCGACTCCGCCCAGCTGGACAAGGTCGACGAGCTGGTCAGCGACGCGGTCGGCCGCGGTGCGCAGGTCGAGCTCGGCGCCTCCCGCGGCGACGGCGAGGGCTACTTCTACCAGCCCACGGTGCTCAAGAACGTGCCGTTGCAGGCGCGGATGACCTCCGAGGAGATCTTCGGCCCGGTCGCGCCGATCAGCACCTTCACCGACGAGCAGACCGCGCTGCGCGAGGCCAACAACACCGAGTACGGCCTGGTCGCCTACCTCTACACCCGCGACATCCAGCGCGCGCTGCGCGTGTCGGAGCAGCTGGAGACCGGCATGGTCGGGCTCAACCAGGGCATGGTCAGCAACCCGGCGGCACCGTTCGGCGGGGTCAAGGCGTCCGGGCTGGGCCGCGAAGGCGGCAAGGTCGGCATCGACGAGTTCCTGGAGACCAAGTACATCGCCATCGGCGGTCTGTGA
- a CDS encoding glycerol dehydrogenase, whose product MTETPAALRTMISPGRYVQGRGALQSLGANVAKLGNRPVVLADDIVRELTETTITKSFGEAGLPVVFERFNGVPTAAESRRVAEVLREQGADAIVGVGGGAPIDTAKAAGDDTGLPTVSVPTVASTDAPCSALSVVYTAEGAFEAYRFYDRNPALVLVDTQLAANAPARFLVAGIGDALATWIEARAVEQSNAATMAGGQATGAGRALAKLSWDILWESALPAVHAVQSNLVTPAVEAVVEANTLLSGLGFESGGLAAAHAVHDGLTAVEHTHGLAHGQKVNIGSITQLILEGRPTAEINDFVEFTTRVGLPTTLTEVGLAGAEDSVLRTVAEAATDPAETIHNLPFPVTVTEVVDALKAVEVTGRAVRADKGLPEPVAHQH is encoded by the coding sequence ATGACCGAGACACCGGCGGCGCTGCGCACGATGATCTCCCCAGGCCGCTACGTGCAAGGCCGCGGCGCACTGCAATCGCTGGGAGCCAACGTGGCCAAGCTCGGCAACCGGCCCGTGGTGCTGGCCGATGACATCGTCCGCGAGCTGACCGAGACCACGATCACCAAGTCCTTCGGCGAGGCCGGGCTGCCGGTGGTCTTCGAGCGCTTCAACGGTGTGCCCACCGCCGCGGAGAGCCGCCGCGTTGCCGAGGTGCTGCGCGAGCAGGGCGCCGACGCGATCGTCGGGGTCGGCGGCGGCGCACCGATCGACACCGCCAAGGCCGCGGGCGACGACACCGGCCTGCCCACGGTCAGCGTGCCCACGGTCGCCTCCACCGACGCTCCGTGCTCGGCGCTGTCGGTCGTCTACACCGCCGAGGGCGCGTTCGAGGCCTACCGCTTCTACGACCGCAACCCCGCGCTGGTGCTGGTCGACACCCAGCTGGCCGCGAACGCCCCGGCGCGGTTCCTCGTCGCAGGCATCGGCGACGCGCTGGCCACCTGGATCGAGGCGCGCGCGGTCGAGCAGTCCAACGCCGCGACGATGGCCGGTGGGCAGGCCACCGGCGCCGGGCGGGCACTGGCGAAGCTGTCCTGGGACATCCTGTGGGAATCGGCGCTGCCCGCGGTGCACGCGGTGCAGAGCAACCTCGTCACCCCGGCCGTGGAGGCGGTCGTGGAAGCCAACACGCTGCTGTCCGGGCTCGGGTTCGAATCCGGCGGGCTGGCCGCGGCGCACGCGGTGCACGACGGGCTCACCGCCGTCGAGCACACCCACGGCCTCGCGCACGGCCAGAAGGTCAACATCGGCTCGATCACCCAGCTGATCCTGGAAGGCCGCCCGACCGCGGAGATCAACGACTTCGTCGAGTTCACCACCCGGGTGGGCCTGCCGACGACGCTGACCGAGGTCGGCCTGGCGGGTGCGGAGGACTCGGTGCTGCGCACCGTCGCGGAAGCCGCCACCGACCCGGCCGAGACGATCCACAACCTGCCGTTCCCGGTCACCGTCACCGAGGTCGTGGACGCGCTCAAGGCCGTCGAGGTCACCGGCCGCGCCGTGCGCGCCGACAAGGGACTGCCCGAGCCGGTCGCACACCAGCACTGA
- a CDS encoding GntR family transcriptional regulator yields the protein MLGVDEQNQHGELEPVQRKSTAAIVADQLRSAIMYGSLPPGTQMGEAELSSRLGVSRGPLREAMQRLVQEGLLHSEPHRGLFVTTLDADDVADIYLGRLAVERAACERIIRKHRVEAVAELTAAQARIVSAAGRGDAIELSDADQEFHETLVRVSGSPRLQRMAQTLLVEKRMCLTALQDKYTADAQTLVDEHKGLVDAIEDGDEVLLLQRLEAHMNDALERLNAYTPHLSDAAH from the coding sequence GTGCTCGGTGTCGACGAGCAGAACCAGCACGGCGAGTTAGAGCCGGTGCAGCGCAAATCCACTGCCGCGATCGTGGCCGACCAGCTGCGCTCGGCGATCATGTACGGCTCGCTGCCGCCGGGCACGCAGATGGGCGAAGCGGAGCTGTCCTCGCGGCTGGGTGTGAGCCGCGGCCCGCTGCGCGAGGCGATGCAGCGCCTGGTGCAGGAAGGCCTGCTGCACAGCGAGCCGCACCGGGGATTGTTCGTCACGACGTTGGACGCCGACGACGTGGCCGACATCTACCTGGGGCGGCTGGCCGTGGAGCGGGCGGCCTGCGAGCGGATCATCCGCAAGCACCGGGTGGAGGCGGTCGCGGAGCTGACCGCGGCGCAGGCGCGGATCGTCTCGGCCGCCGGGCGCGGCGACGCGATCGAGCTCAGCGACGCCGACCAGGAGTTCCACGAGACGCTGGTGCGCGTGTCCGGCAGCCCGCGGCTGCAGCGGATGGCGCAGACGCTGCTGGTGGAAAAGCGGATGTGCCTGACCGCGCTGCAGGACAAGTACACCGCCGACGCCCAGACCCTGGTCGACGAGCACAAGGGGCTCGTCGACGCGATCGAGGACGGGGACGAGGTGCTGCTGCTGCAGCGGCTGGAGGCGCACATGAACGACGCGCTGGAACGCCTCAACGCCTACACCCCGCACCTGTCCGACGCCGCGCACTGA
- a CDS encoding maleate cis-trans isomerase: MPITAGILYPGYSAEDDYPALERIFGDQVRLPLVHTLMREDAHRVDALLDVGSSEVLAEGARELLAHGVDAVIWACTSGSFVFGWDGARDQVEKLQAVTGLPTSSTSFAFVHAAARLGLGRVAVAATYPSDVADRFADFLAHGGVEVTRLSSRGIVTAAEVGTLGREQVLEFAAANDDPTAQALLMPDTALHTAAWLDELEQRIGKPVLTANQVSAWEVLRLAGDKGPHEGLGTLFRQSGTTAQQWGAGPVSS, from the coding sequence GTGCCGATCACCGCAGGGATTCTCTACCCCGGATACAGCGCCGAAGACGACTACCCCGCACTGGAGCGGATCTTCGGTGACCAGGTCCGGTTGCCGCTGGTGCACACGCTGATGCGGGAGGACGCTCACCGGGTGGACGCGCTGCTGGACGTGGGTTCGTCCGAGGTGCTCGCCGAGGGAGCCCGGGAGTTGCTGGCGCACGGGGTGGACGCGGTGATCTGGGCCTGCACCAGCGGCAGTTTCGTCTTCGGCTGGGACGGTGCGCGCGACCAGGTCGAGAAGTTGCAAGCCGTGACCGGCTTGCCGACCTCCAGCACCTCGTTCGCGTTCGTGCACGCCGCGGCGCGGCTCGGGCTGGGGCGGGTCGCGGTCGCGGCGACCTATCCGTCGGATGTCGCCGACCGGTTCGCCGATTTCCTGGCGCACGGCGGCGTCGAGGTGACCCGGCTGTCCAGCCGCGGCATCGTCACCGCCGCCGAGGTGGGCACGCTGGGCCGCGAGCAGGTGCTGGAGTTCGCCGCGGCCAACGACGACCCGACGGCGCAGGCGCTGCTGATGCCGGACACCGCGCTGCACACCGCGGCGTGGCTGGACGAGCTCGAGCAGCGCATCGGCAAGCCGGTGCTGACCGCCAACCAGGTCAGCGCGTGGGAGGTCTTGCGGTTGGCCGGGGACAAAGGACCGCACGAGGGCCTGGGCACCCTGTTCCGGCAGTCCGGGACGACGGCGCAGCAGTGGGGAGCCGGCCCGGTTTCGAGCTGA
- a CDS encoding Asp/Glu racemase, with amino-acid sequence MPDDFLGAVSGPAPQRGVGVVAPFDLAMDRELWRWVPDEVTLYLTRTAFVPVPMTVEMASLISDEAAVHSATRDLLSPEPEVVAYACASGSFVDGAAGERNLITVMREAGAPAAVTTSGALVQALHALGTRRIAIATPYVENVTERLVGFLGEHDIEVVTSVGLGLLGQIWKVNYRQVVDIVRSADRPEADAMFISCTNLPTYDIIGPLEQELGKPVLTANQVTMWGALRAIGMPAVAPQQRLVQALDESAA; translated from the coding sequence ATGCCGGACGACTTCCTCGGGGCGGTGTCCGGTCCGGCGCCGCAGCGCGGCGTGGGCGTGGTCGCCCCGTTCGACCTGGCGATGGATCGCGAGCTGTGGCGCTGGGTGCCGGACGAGGTCACGTTGTACCTGACGCGCACGGCGTTCGTGCCGGTGCCGATGACGGTGGAGATGGCTTCGCTGATCTCCGACGAGGCAGCGGTGCATTCGGCCACCCGCGACCTGCTCTCACCGGAGCCGGAGGTGGTGGCCTACGCATGTGCATCGGGCAGCTTCGTCGACGGCGCGGCCGGGGAGCGCAATCTGATCACGGTGATGCGTGAGGCCGGTGCGCCCGCCGCGGTGACCACCTCCGGTGCGCTGGTGCAGGCGCTGCACGCGCTGGGCACCCGGCGCATCGCCATCGCCACCCCGTACGTGGAGAACGTGACCGAGCGGCTGGTGGGTTTCCTCGGCGAGCACGACATCGAGGTGGTCACCAGCGTCGGTCTGGGGCTGCTGGGCCAGATCTGGAAGGTCAACTACCGCCAGGTGGTCGACATCGTGCGCTCGGCGGACCGCCCGGAGGCCGATGCGATGTTCATCAGCTGCACGAACCTGCCGACCTACGACATCATCGGGCCCTTGGAGCAGGAGCTGGGCAAGCCGGTGCTCACGGCCAACCAAGTCACGATGTGGGGCGCGTTGCGCGCGATCGGGATGCCCGCGGTCGCTCCGCAGCAGCGCCTGGTGCAGGCCCTGGACGAGTCCGCGGCCTGA
- a CDS encoding DUF3830 family protein: protein MPRYLSITLEKRGVSCVAELLDKDAPRTCEAVWQALPQAGPVHHAKYARNEIYTMVPRFAEREPGQENPTVTPIPGDLVYFSFDSGMLDREFKQEKDIDELPGVIDLAIFYGRNNLLLNGDVGWVPGNVYGAIVENLGPFAEACNDVWRSGSVGERLRYERHSA from the coding sequence ATGCCCAGGTACCTGTCGATCACGCTGGAAAAGCGTGGCGTGTCCTGCGTCGCGGAGCTGCTGGACAAGGACGCACCCCGCACCTGCGAGGCCGTGTGGCAGGCGTTGCCGCAGGCCGGGCCGGTGCACCACGCGAAGTACGCGCGCAACGAGATCTACACGATGGTCCCGCGCTTCGCCGAGCGGGAGCCGGGCCAGGAGAACCCGACGGTCACGCCGATCCCTGGTGACCTGGTGTACTTCTCCTTCGACAGCGGGATGCTCGACCGCGAGTTCAAGCAGGAGAAGGACATCGACGAGCTGCCCGGCGTGATCGACCTGGCGATCTTCTACGGCCGCAACAACCTGCTGCTCAACGGCGATGTCGGCTGGGTGCCGGGCAACGTCTACGGCGCCATCGTGGAGAACCTGGGGCCGTTCGCGGAGGCGTGCAACGACGTGTGGCGTTCGGGCAGCGTCGGTGAGCGCCTGCGCTACGAACGCCACTCGGCCTGA
- a CDS encoding D-2-hydroxyacid dehydrogenase, with amino-acid sequence MTQHPPTVVVLHGGTPPPVMDRIEQIASVRYATEPELPAALPGADVLFVWDFRSDAVAESFARADALRWVHAASAGVDRLLFPQMLESAVAVTNSRGVFDQPMAEYVLATVLSFAKDLHTSVRLQDRKQWRHRETERIAGKHALVVGTGPIGRAIATQLSAAGLRVSGAGRVARDDDPDFGTVQASADLALGDVDYLVLAAPLTEQTHGLIDADALARCKPTARLINVGRGELVVQPDLVEALEAGRLGGAALDVFDTEPLPQDSPLWEMPNVLVSPHMSGDTVGWTEELVQLFRENLRSYAAGGPLRNVVDKQRGYVSGPGNAGGQTSGTERDR; translated from the coding sequence ATGACCCAGCACCCGCCGACCGTCGTCGTACTGCACGGGGGCACCCCGCCCCCGGTGATGGACCGGATCGAACAGATCGCCTCGGTCCGCTACGCCACCGAGCCCGAACTGCCCGCCGCTCTGCCGGGCGCCGATGTGCTGTTCGTGTGGGACTTCCGCTCCGACGCGGTCGCCGAATCCTTCGCCCGCGCCGACGCGCTGCGCTGGGTGCACGCCGCCAGCGCCGGAGTGGACCGGCTGCTGTTCCCGCAGATGCTGGAGTCCGCGGTCGCGGTGACCAACTCCCGCGGCGTGTTCGACCAGCCGATGGCCGAATACGTGCTGGCCACGGTGCTGTCGTTCGCCAAAGACCTGCACACCAGCGTCCGGCTGCAAGACCGCAAGCAATGGCGGCACCGCGAAACCGAACGCATCGCGGGCAAGCACGCGCTGGTCGTGGGCACCGGGCCGATCGGCCGCGCCATCGCCACCCAGCTCTCCGCCGCGGGGCTGCGCGTGTCCGGAGCGGGCCGCGTGGCCCGCGACGACGACCCCGACTTCGGCACCGTGCAAGCCTCCGCCGACCTCGCCCTCGGCGACGTCGACTACCTGGTGCTGGCCGCGCCGCTGACCGAACAGACCCACGGGCTCATCGACGCCGACGCCCTCGCCCGGTGCAAACCCACCGCGCGGCTGATCAACGTCGGCCGCGGCGAACTCGTCGTGCAACCCGACCTCGTCGAAGCGCTCGAAGCAGGCCGGCTCGGTGGCGCTGCGCTCGACGTGTTCGACACCGAACCGCTGCCGCAGGACTCGCCGCTGTGGGAGATGCCGAACGTGCTGGTCTCACCGCACATGTCCGGCGACACCGTCGGCTGGACCGAGGAACTCGTGCAGCTGTTCCGGGAGAACCTGCGCAGCTACGCCGCAGGTGGCCCGCTGCGCAACGTGGTGGACAAGCAACGCGGTTATGTCAGCGGCCCCGGCAATGCCGGCGGCCAGACCAGCGGAACGGAGCGCGATCGATGA
- a CDS encoding amidase: MTSTPEAAASATTATPVSAADLTATELLARFHTGELSPVEATEATLARIAEADQAVNAFCLVDRERALQQARASEARWARGEPDGALDGVPTSIKDIFLTKDWPTLRGSRTVEPAQSWTVDAPTVARLREHNAVFVGKTTTPELAWKGVTDNTLSGITRNPWDTARTPGGSSGGAAAAVALGMAPLAIGTDGGGSVRIPAAFCGIFTIKPTYGLIPHYPASPFGTLAHAGPMTTTVTETALMLDVLTGPDSRDWSALAQPAGSFLDGLDDGVRGLRIAFSPDLGFAHADPEVAEAVARAAEVFTELGATVERADPGFSDPVADFHVLWFAGAAKSVEHLDERQRQLLDPGLREIVEQGLTYSAQDYLEATNTRMALGQRMGAFHETYDLLLTPTVGIPPFEAGLEAPAGSDSPRWTGWTPFTYPFNMTQQPASSVPCGFTSDGLPIGLQIVGPRHGDGRVLRASRAFEQARPWSRPRR, translated from the coding sequence ATGACCTCGACCCCCGAAGCAGCGGCATCAGCGACAACCGCCACCCCGGTTTCCGCGGCCGATCTGACCGCCACCGAGCTACTCGCCCGCTTCCACACCGGCGAGCTGTCCCCCGTCGAAGCGACCGAAGCCACCCTGGCCCGCATCGCCGAAGCCGACCAGGCCGTCAACGCCTTCTGCCTCGTCGACCGCGAGCGCGCGCTGCAGCAGGCCCGCGCCTCCGAAGCCCGCTGGGCACGCGGCGAACCAGACGGCGCGCTCGACGGCGTGCCCACCTCGATCAAGGACATCTTCCTGACCAAGGACTGGCCCACGCTGCGCGGCTCCCGCACCGTCGAGCCCGCGCAGAGCTGGACCGTCGACGCGCCCACCGTCGCGCGGCTGCGCGAGCACAACGCGGTGTTCGTCGGCAAGACCACCACGCCCGAACTGGCCTGGAAAGGCGTCACCGACAACACCTTGAGCGGCATCACCCGCAATCCGTGGGACACCGCGCGCACGCCGGGAGGTTCCAGCGGCGGCGCGGCCGCGGCGGTCGCGCTGGGCATGGCGCCGCTGGCGATCGGCACCGACGGCGGCGGCTCGGTGCGCATCCCGGCGGCGTTCTGCGGCATCTTCACGATCAAACCCACCTACGGGCTCATCCCGCACTACCCGGCCAGCCCGTTCGGAACCCTGGCGCACGCCGGGCCGATGACCACCACCGTCACCGAGACCGCGCTGATGCTCGACGTGCTGACCGGGCCGGACAGCCGCGACTGGTCCGCGCTGGCGCAGCCGGCCGGGTCGTTCCTCGACGGGCTCGACGACGGCGTGCGGGGACTGCGGATCGCCTTCAGCCCCGATCTGGGGTTCGCCCACGCCGACCCGGAGGTGGCCGAAGCGGTCGCGCGGGCCGCCGAGGTGTTCACCGAACTCGGCGCCACCGTCGAACGTGCCGACCCCGGCTTCAGCGACCCGGTCGCCGACTTCCACGTGCTGTGGTTCGCCGGTGCGGCCAAGTCCGTCGAGCACCTCGACGAGCGGCAGCGGCAGCTGCTCGACCCCGGACTGCGGGAGATCGTCGAACAAGGGCTCACCTACTCCGCCCAGGACTACCTGGAAGCCACCAACACGCGCATGGCCCTCGGCCAGCGCATGGGCGCCTTCCACGAGACCTACGACCTGCTGCTGACCCCCACGGTCGGAATCCCGCCGTTCGAGGCCGGGCTGGAGGCACCGGCAGGTTCGGACTCGCCGCGCTGGACCGGGTGGACGCCGTTCACCTACCCGTTCAACATGACCCAGCAACCGGCTTCGAGCGTGCCGTGCGGGTTCACCTCGGACGGGCTGCCGATCGGGCTGCAGATCGTCGGCCCGCGGCACGGCGACGGCCGCGTGCTGCGCGCGTCGCGGGCGTTCGAGCAGGCCCGGCCGTGGAGCCGCCCGCGACGCTGA
- a CDS encoding putative sulfate exporter family transporter, which produces MQLAREDRTGRPWQQLLPGLALTAAATALSWMLASAVSWVSPLTAAVVLGVLVGNVPVPASVRPGLRWATRVLLRVGVVLLGVQLAVGQVLHLGAATLVVVVVAVVVTYVGTVAFGRLLVVSRGLSVLVATGFSICGASAIMAVEGVVDRDDEDVATSVAMVTVFGGAAMALLPSLAAMLGWAPAEYGRIAGGSVHEVAQVVAAASPVGTAAVAVAVVVKLSRVVLLAPLVALLSQTRRIRARSGERPPVLPWFVTGFLLAMLVRSTGLLPAAALAGAQQVTTVLMAGSLFALGTSMRLAALARTGPKALVLGAASTALITGVTIAGVLVTA; this is translated from the coding sequence ATGCAGCTTGCGCGAGAAGATCGAACCGGCCGGCCCTGGCAGCAGTTGCTGCCGGGGCTGGCGTTGACCGCCGCGGCGACCGCGCTGTCCTGGATGCTGGCCTCGGCGGTGTCCTGGGTGAGTCCGCTGACCGCGGCGGTGGTGCTCGGTGTTCTGGTGGGGAACGTTCCGGTGCCTGCGTCGGTGCGTCCCGGTCTGCGCTGGGCTACGCGGGTTCTGCTGCGGGTGGGTGTGGTCCTGCTGGGCGTGCAGCTCGCGGTCGGTCAAGTGCTGCACCTGGGGGCGGCGACCTTGGTCGTTGTGGTGGTGGCCGTGGTCGTCACCTACGTGGGAACGGTGGCGTTCGGTCGGCTGCTCGTGGTCTCGCGCGGATTGTCGGTGCTGGTGGCGACCGGGTTTTCGATCTGCGGCGCTTCGGCGATCATGGCTGTGGAAGGAGTCGTGGACCGCGACGACGAGGACGTTGCCACCAGCGTCGCGATGGTGACCGTGTTCGGTGGGGCCGCGATGGCGCTGTTGCCGTCACTGGCGGCGATGCTCGGGTGGGCCCCGGCCGAGTACGGCCGGATCGCCGGCGGCAGCGTGCACGAGGTCGCGCAGGTCGTGGCCGCGGCGTCGCCGGTGGGCACGGCTGCGGTCGCGGTGGCGGTGGTGGTCAAGCTCAGCCGGGTGGTGCTGCTGGCGCCGCTGGTGGCGTTGCTGAGCCAGACCCGGCGAATCCGCGCCCGATCGGGCGAGCGCCCGCCGGTGCTGCCGTGGTTCGTGACCGGATTCCTGCTCGCGATGCTGGTGCGCAGCACCGGCCTGCTGCCCGCCGCTGCGCTCGCGGGAGCGCAGCAGGTCACGACCGTGTTGATGGCCGGTTCGCTGTTCGCGCTCGGCACTTCGATGCGGCTGGCCGCGCTGGCGCGCACCGGCCCGAAGGCGCTGGTGCTGGGCGCGGCCTCGACCGCACTGATCACCGGCGTGACCATCGCCGGGGTGTTGGTGACGGCCTGA
- a CDS encoding LysR family transcriptional regulator has protein sequence MTEPDLPSLRLLVLVDELGSIGAAATELRISQPSASKRLSGLERGLGLHLLERTKRGATLTHAGATVAGWARHVLTDVDALLTGVRTLHAKHEQRLRVAASMTIADYLAPRWVGELRNAFTGLRMELDSANSAAVTDAVRHGRADLGFLESPEVPEGVSVRYLSQDRLAVVVPTSHPWARLRRPLDAAELAGTPLIVRETGSGTRETLDRALATASVTPAEPLLELHSTTAVRNSVVAGAGPAVLSMMAVGTDLDAGLVVEAPVTGLDLTRPLHAVWQAGRRLTGPAAALLSVALHRS, from the coding sequence ATGACCGAACCCGACCTGCCGTCCTTGCGGCTGCTGGTGCTCGTCGACGAGCTCGGCAGCATCGGCGCCGCCGCCACCGAATTGCGGATCAGCCAGCCTTCCGCGAGCAAACGGCTCAGCGGCCTGGAACGCGGCCTCGGCCTGCACCTGCTGGAACGCACCAAACGAGGTGCCACCCTCACCCACGCCGGAGCCACCGTCGCCGGATGGGCCCGGCACGTGCTCACCGACGTCGACGCGCTGCTGACCGGCGTGCGGACCCTGCACGCGAAGCACGAGCAACGGCTTCGGGTCGCCGCGAGCATGACCATCGCCGACTACCTCGCACCGCGCTGGGTCGGCGAACTGCGCAACGCCTTCACCGGACTGCGCATGGAACTCGACAGCGCCAACTCCGCAGCGGTCACCGACGCCGTCCGGCACGGGCGCGCCGACCTCGGTTTCCTCGAATCACCCGAAGTGCCCGAGGGTGTTTCGGTGCGCTACCTCAGCCAGGACCGGCTGGCCGTGGTGGTTCCGACGTCGCACCCGTGGGCGCGGCTGCGGCGGCCACTGGACGCCGCGGAGCTCGCGGGCACGCCGCTGATCGTCCGGGAGACCGGCTCGGGCACCCGCGAAACGCTCGACCGCGCACTGGCGACGGCCTCGGTCACACCCGCCGAGCCGCTGCTGGAACTGCACTCGACCACCGCGGTCCGCAACAGCGTGGTGGCCGGAGCCGGGCCTGCCGTGCTCAGCATGATGGCGGTGGGCACCGACCTCGACGCGGGTCTGGTCGTGGAAGCACCGGTCACCGGGCTGGATCTGACGCGGCCGCTGCACGCGGTCTGGCAGGCCGGGCGGCGGCTCACCGGCCCCGCGGCGGCCCTGCTGTCGGTCGCGCTGCACCGGAGCTGA